Within the Desulfatiglans anilini DSM 4660 genome, the region CCCGGATCTGCGGGTACGCCCTCGAAAAGGGCAGGGGCCTCGTTCTGGTGATCAACAAGTGGGACCTCGTGAAAGGAGACCGGTCGAAGCAGGCGGACCTGAAGCGGACCCTGGACCGCGAGCTGTCCTTCGTCTCTTTCGCGCCCCGGATCCATGTCTCGGCCCTGACCGGGGAGCGCGTCATGAAGGTCTTCCGTGAAATCGACCTCGTCTACAGCCAGTTCGCGAGTTCTTTCACCACCGGGGTGGTCAACGCAGCCCTTCAGGAGGTGGCCGGACAGCATCCCCCGCCGCGCATCGGACACGGGCGGGTGCGGTTGTTCTACGCGACGCAGGTCGGAAGCCGCCCCCCGGCCTTTGTGGTCTTCGCAAACCGCCCCGACAAGATCACCCCGGCCTATGAGCGCTTTCTCCTGAACGGCATCCGTCAACGGCTCGGCCTGGAGAAGACACCCATCCGGCTCTTTTTCAGGCGGAAGTGACAGCCGGCGATCCGGCTCATCCGGCAGGCTCATTCCGCCCGATGCAATCGAGAAGGGTCTTCCTGAGACGCTCCCTCACATCATCCGGCATGGACTCGCAGGGGACCCTGCGGCAGAGGGCGATGGTCTTTTTCAGAGACTCGACGCAGGCCTTGCAGGGCGGGCACTCTTCGAGATGGGCCTCGATCTCCAGGCAGGTCTCCGCAGTCAACTCGCCGTCCAGATATTCCGAGACCCGTTCGAAGTATTTCCGGCACTCTTCGCTCATCGGGCGCCCTCCTCCCAGCCGTCCTCGGCTATGGCCTGGCGCAGGAACAGCCGCGCGCGGTGCAGCCGGGTCTTGACCAGTTGCGTCGAGATCCCCATGATTTCAGCCGTTTCCTCCGTACTGAACCCCTCGATATCACGCAGATTGAACACCATCCGGTATTTCGGCGGAAGCGC harbors:
- a CDS encoding anti-sigma factor family protein, with product MSEECRKYFERVSEYLDGELTAETCLEIEAHLEECPPCKACVESLKKTIALCRRVPCESMPDDVRERLRKTLLDCIGRNEPAG